The Planctomycetota bacterium region CGCTTGCTGCATTTGACGCAAACGCCGTAGTTGGCGGAAGCCATCAGCACTCCTTTCCCGCGGCCACGAGGGCCGGCGCCTCCGGCAGCGTGGCGTTCATGCTGCCGGTGCGGTAGCCCTCGAGGTCGAGAGTCACGTAGCGGAAGCCGAGCGACCTGGCGAACTCGACGATGCCGTGGCGGACCTCCGGGCGGGCGATCGCCGCCATCTCGGCCGGCCCCAGCTCCAGGCGCACGAGGTCGCCGTGATGGCGGGCGCGGTAGACTCGGAAGCCCAGCCCGTGCAGCAGGCCCTCGAGGGCCTCGACCTGCGCCAGCTTGTCGCGCGTGATGGCCGCCCCGTAGGGGAAGCGCGAGGCCATGCAGGCCATGGCCGGCTTGTCGGCCATCGGCAGATGGTAGACCTCGCGGGCCAGGGCGCGGATGTCGGCCTTGGCGAGCCCGGCGTCGCGCAGCGGCGTGAGCACGCCCAGCTCGGCGGCGGCCCGGGCGCCGGGCCGGTAGTCGCGCGCGTCGTCGGCGTTCGTGCCGTCGGCCACGTGGGCCAGGCCGCGCACCGCCGCCTGCTCGCGCACCTTCGTGAACAGCTCGCGCTTGCAGTGATAGCAGCGGTCGGGCGGGTTGTCGCGGAAGCCGGGGATGTCGAGTTCCTCGGACTCGATGACAACGTGGGGGATGCCGCGTTCCTGCACCCAGGCCACGGCGGCTCGGCCCTCGCGCTGCGCGTAGGTGGACGAGGTGGCGATGACGGCGAGACACCGGTCGCCGAGCACCTCGCGCGCGGCGGCGAGCAGCAGCGAACTGTCCACCCCGCCCGAGAAGGCGACGGCGCAGCCGCCGGTGTCGCGGAGAATCTGCCGCAGGCGTTCGAGCTTGGCGGCGAGAGCCGGGGTCATCGGCCGCCCCCTTTGCGGATCACCAGGCGGTTGCCCTCGGGCAGGCGCGTGAGCGAGACCACCTGGTGGCCATCCGCGATGGCGCTGGCCGGCACGTTCGCCAGCCCCTCGTCGCCGAGGATCAGGGTGAGTTCCTCGCCCGGCTGCATCTTCTCGAGGGCCAGCTTGGCGCGCACGTAGTTGAGCGGGCAGGCCACGCCGCGGTAGTCCTCGGTCCTGCCCTCCGCCGCGGCCGGGCCGGCCACCGCCGCCTCGGCGGGCGCGGGGGGCTTCGGCGGGGTGAAGCGCAGCGAGTTGTCCATGTTCTCGTACAAGGCCTTCACGGCTTGCACGAAGACCGCTACCACGTCAGACCGCACAAGGAATGAGCTCTCGGGGTCGGGGTCCGACGCGACCTGGATGGCGTTCTCGACGATCGGCGCGAGCGCGGCCTCGACGAGGCCTGGGGCCACGAAGTGTTCCTGGAAGAGCTTGAGGGCGTCGCGGTCGTCGCGCGGCTGCACGCCGCGGGTGACGAGCAGGGCCCGGGCCGCGAGCACGGTCGCCGCGTGGCGGTGCCCGCGCTCGAGGGCCTGGGTGGCGCTGGCGAGGTCCACCTCGATCAGGTCGAACACCCCGGCGCTGCATTCGCCCGGGCCGCGGCCGGCCAGCGAGAAGGGCGAGCACGAGCCCCAGTCGTACTGGGGCCCCGAGCAGCAGGCGCAGGCGTCGGCGGCCTCGCGGCGCGGCCGGCCGAACCGCGCGAGCAGCGTTCGCACCGCCTGCCGGCCGCCGGAGTCCAGAAACGCATGGAAGTCGGGGTGCTCGGGCGACCGCTCGAATTCCCCGAGCAACTGGGCGAGGAAGGCGGGCACGTTGCGCGCCGGGATGGCGGTGGTGCCCTCGGCCAGGCGGGTGAGCCCTTCGCCCACGCGGCCGCCGAGCTGCACGACGTAATGTGGAATCAATTGGCCGTCCACCCGCCGCGCGGCGCCGTAGAGGCCGATGTCGCCCACGGGGTGCCGCCCGCAGGCGTTGGGGCAGCCGCTGATGCGGATGCCGAGCGGGCCGAGGCCGTCGAGGTCCAGGCCGTCGCTCGTCAGCGTCTGCTCGATGGCCTGCGCGAGGCCCCGCGACAGGCAGATGCCGAGCCGGCAGGTCGAGGCGCCGGCGCACGCCACGAGTTTGCGCAGCACGGCGGGCCGCGGCTCGGCCAGGCCGAGCGCCGCCAATTCGTCGTGGACCTCGGGCAATTCGTCCTCGGCCACGAACCGCAACAGGCCGTTCTGCTCCTGGGTGGTGAGGAGCAGCCCCTCGCCGTGGCGTTCGACCACGTCGGCCAGGCCGCGCATCGTCTCGGCCCGAATGTCGCCGAGGGGGAACGGGACCTCGACCAGGAACCGCCCGTCCTGCTTCTGCGGTTGCACGTGGCGGGCGCGCCAGGCCGCGAATGTCTTCGCGGCGGCCGCCGAGGGGCGTGGGGGCCGGGTTCCACGGTGACCCTCGGCGGCGCCAGCGAAGTCTCGGGGCGGCGGGCACGCGGGCGCCTCCCGCCGCAGAATAGCCATTTCCGCATCGTAGAGCGCGCGAAAGCCGTCGAGGCCGATCTGTTCCAGCACGAAGCGCAGGCGCGCGCGGTTGCGGTTCTTGCGGTTGCCGTGTTTGTCGAAGACGCGCTTGACGGCTTCCGCGACCAGGTGGGCTTCGCCGACTGGGACGAACTCCTCGAGCAGGTCGGCCACGCGGCTCTGGTTGCCCATGCCGCCGCCCACGTAGACGGCGAAGCCGCGCTGCCCGCCCCGCGCGCGGGCGATGAAGCCCACGTCGTTCACCGTGGCGCTCGCGCAGTCGCGGCCGCACCCGGAGAACGAGAGCTTGAACTTGCGCGGCAGTTGGTACGACAGCGGGTCGGGGAGGAGAAACTCGGTGACGGCCACAGCGTAGGGCGCGACATTGAAGGTCTCGTGCGGGCACACGCCGGCGTGGGGGCAGGCGGTGATGTTGCGCACGGTGTTGCCGCCGCCGCCCTTGGTGGCCAGGCCGGCCTGCGCCAGGCCCTCGAGCGCCGGCGCCACATTCGCCAGCGGCACGCGGTGCACCTGGATGTCCTGCCGCGTGGTCACGTGGAGCGTGCCGTTGCCGTAGCGCTCGGCCGCGTCGGCCATGGCGCGCATCTGGTGGGGCAGCACGCCGCCCGCGGGCACGCGGATGCGGAGCATGAAGGTGCCGTTCTCGCGCTGCTCGTAGACGCCCATCGGCACGCGGAAGGCGCGCAGGCGCTCGGGCGCCAGGTCGCCCGCCTGCACCTGGGCGATCATCTCGCGCAACCTGGCCAGGTCGGCGGCCAGCGATTCGGGAAGCTGGTAGGTGCTCTGTGCTAGCATGAAGCAAAGTCCTCGGTCATCCGGCCCGGCCCGGCCTGCCAGGCTTCGAGCATCTGCGCATGGCGCGGGCAGAATTCGCTGCCTTCGAGCTGCGCGGCGAGCATCTCGCGCTGCCAGTGGGCGTTGAAGAGGCGGCAGCCGGCCTCGTCGCAGAACGGCTCGCCCGTGAACGCATAGAAGAGGGCCTGCATGGCGTAGCCCTTGGCCACCTCGGTGGTGCGCGGGTCCTCGTGCCGCAGCGCGCGCTCGCCCGGGTCGGCTCCCTCGCCGAGGCCGAGACGGCGCGCGAGGTAGAACGAGCGCTCGCGCGCGGGCGCCTGGACCATCCCCTCGGTCGAGAGGATCGAGGGGAAGCCGTAGAGGCTCACCCGCGCGTGGTAGCGGCGGTCCGCCTCGTCCCACGTGGCGATGAGGCGTTCCGTGAGCCACAGGTGCACGGCGCGCTGATGGCGTTCGGTCTCGGGCAGCACGTTGAAGGCCAGGCGCTGAAGCTCCAGGCCGTCGTAGGTCACGCCCGCGGCGGGCCGGGCGGCGCCCGTGATGAGGCGCCTCTCGTAGTCGAGTTCGGGCTTCAGCGGGCGCCTCCGCCGCTCGGCCCACGGGCGCATCGGGTCGTGCACGCGCACGCGGCACAGGTCCTCGGCCAGGCCGGCCAGCGCCTCGTGGCCGCGGGCCGCGAGGAGGGCGTGCTGGAAGACATCCGCGCGCACCTCGACCCGCAGCCACGGCAGCCAGCGCGCCACGTAAGCGGCCACGGCCGCGGCGTCGAACCACGGCTGGCGCACCCCGTCGTACAGGATCACGTGTTCGGCCCCCGGCGCGGCCATCACTGTCTCCTCGGCACCTCGCGCGCGCTCACGGCTGCGCCGTGAGAGGCCGGCTGGCCGACGGCTCGGCGGCCGCCGCCCCGGAACCCAGCCGGAGCGACCGGCAGTGCGAGCAGCAGCCCTGGGCCGCCAGCGCCAGCGTCAGCAGCAGGCCGACACATACGTAGACGAATCTCATCCGACATCTCCTTCGTCGCTGCGGGGCGCCGCCCGGAGCCCCGGGCAAACCTGTGTCACTTCTGCTCGAGCAACGCCGCCACGACCTGGGCGCCGCGCTGGCCCGAGAGCAGCATGGCCCCGAACGTGGGGCCCATGCGCGGCAGGCCGAAGACGGTGGACACGGCCATGCCGATGGCCACCAGCCCGGGCTGGATTTCGCCCGTGTGCTCGACGACGGCGTCCTCGGAGCGCTCGACCCACATGGGCGCGCAGCCGGGCAGTTCCAGGAGGCCCCGGTCGGCCAGCGTGCGGCACACCGAGGCGTCGTGGCCCGTGGCGTCCACCACCACGCGGGCCTCCATGGCCACGGGGTCCACGCACGTGATCTCGCGGGGCATCGCCTGCACGGGCGTCCAGTTGATCACCACGCCGGCCACGCGGCCGCCCTCGCGCAGCACCACGTCGTCCACGCTCGTGAGGTTGGCGAACTTCACGCCGGCGTCGCAGGCGGCGCCGATGAGCTTCGAGCAGGCGTGCGGCCCGTCGGCCACGTGCAGGCCGGGGCTCACGCGGGTGTGCGGCACGCCGAGCGCGTCGAGCACCTGGTCGGCGGGCTCGCGCACGGTGACCTTGTTCATCAGGTAGCCGCCGATCCAGAAGCCGCCGCCGAGGTAGTTGTTGCGCTCGACGATGAGCACCTTGCGCCCCTGCTCGGCGAGCAGCTTGCCGCACATGAGGCCGCTGGGGCCGGCGCCGGCGATCAGCACGTCGCTCTCGACGTAGGTCTCGAGCTGCTGCGCGAAGGCGCGGACGATGGCCCGCGTGACATCTTTCTCGCCCGCCTGACTGAAGATGGGGGCGGCGTGGTCAGCCATGCGATCGGTCTCCTTATCGCGTAGAGAGCCGCTCGTGGCCCCGCTTTAGCGTAGCCCTGGGCCGGGAAAGGGCCGCGCCGACGCGCGGGGCCACGAGCACAGCTCGGTGTTTCTCACTCCTGCGACGCGCGCAGGGCCTGGTCGAGATCGGCCAGGATGTCCTCGATCTCCTCGATGCCCACCGACAGGCGCACGTACTCGGGCGTCACGCCCGTCCGCGCCTGCTCCTCGGGGGTGAGCTGCGAGTGGGTGGTCGTTGCCGGGTGAATGATGAGCGACTTGGCGTCGCCGATGTTGGCCAGGTGGCTGAAGAGCCGGACGCGGTTGATGAGCTTCTTGCCGGCCTCTTTGCCGCCCTGGATGCCGAAGCCCACGATGGCGCCGGCGCCGCGCGGGAGGTACCGGCGCGCGCGGGCATGGTCGGGGTGGCTCGGCAGGCCGGGGTAGTTCACCCACGCCACGGCGGGGTGTTTCGAGAGGAATTCGGCCACCGCCTGGGCGTTGCGCGCGTGGCGCTCCATGCGCAGAGGCAGCGTCTCGACGCCGAGCAGGGTGAGGAACGCGCCGAAGGGGCTCTGGCAGCCGCCCGTGTCGCGCAGCCAGTGGGTGCGGATGTGGATGATGTAGGCGATGTTGCCCACGGGCCGCAGGGCTTCCTCGAGCACGACGCCGTGGTAGGCGGGGTCGGGGGCGCAGAGCTCGGGCCACTTGCCCGGGTTGGCCGCCCAGGGGAACCGCCCGCTGTCCACAATCGCGCCGCCGATGTGCACGCCGTGGCCGGCGAGGAACTTGGTGGTGGAGTAGACCACGATGTCGAAGCCGTGCTCGATGGGGCGGAAGAGGGCCGGCGTGAGCACGGTGTTGTCAATGATCGCGGGCAGGCCGTGCTGGTGCGCGAGGCCGGTGATCTGGCGGTAGTCGGGCACGTCGTTCTTGGGGTTGCCGGGCGTCTCGAGGTAGACGGCGCGGGTGTTCTCGTCCACCAGGGCGCTCAGGGTCTCGGGCTGGGCGGGGTCGAAGAAGCGCACCTCGACGCCGAGCTTGGGGAAGGTCTGGGTGAACAGCGTCCAGGTGCCGCCGTAGAGGCTGGTGGCGGAGAGGAAGTTCTGGCCGGCGTGGGTGAGGGTGAGGATGGCGGCGGTGATGGCGGCCTGGCCGCTGGCGAAGACGAGGCCGGCGGCGCCGCCGTCGAGGGCGGCGAGGCGCTTCTCGAGCACGTCGTTGGTCGGGTTCATCAGGCGGCTGTAGATGTTGCCGAACTCTCGGAGGGCGAAGAGGTCGGCGGCGCGCTCGGTGCTCTTGAAGCAGTAGCTGGTGGTGGCATAGATGGGCACGGCGCGGGCCGTGGTCGTGGGGTCGGGTTCCTGCCCCGCGTGGAGGGCGAGGGTGCCGAGACCTGGGGTGCGCTCAGCGGTCATGGTGGTCTCCATTGGGGCGGCTGGCTCGGCGGCGTCGGCGCCAGGCGGCGAACGCCAGGCCGGCGGCGACGAGCGTGCCGGTGGCTGGCTCCGGGATTGCGTCTTCCTCGAGCACACGGGCAATCTGCGTGCGGAAGATGAGGAACTCCTGGTGGCCACCGGGGCCTTCGCCGCTGTACGCGAAGGGGTTGTTGAAAGTGAGGGGGTTCTTGTTGTACCACATCCAGCGCGAGTTGGAGGAGATGCCCTGGATGATCCAGGAGTTCACGCCCTGGAAGCCGGGGAAGTCGTTGTAGTCGCCGAGCGCCAGGGCGCCGACGCCGGGGTTGTTGCTCGGCATCATGCCGAACTCGTCCACCCAGCCGATGCTGGTGCCCGCCACGCCGGCTTCTGCGTTGGCGATCGCGATCTGGCTGTTGATGAGCGGGAGGTCGGCCACGGTCAGCGTGTCGCCCTCGATGTAGGAGTTGCGGTTGATTCCCGTGGCGAAGACCTGCCAGGTGCCGGTGCCGCTGAGCAGCGGGCCGTTGGGGAGCTGGAAGCCCGCCAGCGCGCCCTGGTAGCTGTTCTTGTCGCTCCAAGCCACCAGGTACACGTAGTCCAGCACCGAGGGCAGGGTCAACTGGTAGCGTTCCGGCCCTACCCCGGGGTTGGTGTAGGGGGGGACGGAGGGTCCGGCGAAGAGGACGGGCGGGCCGGTGAAGATCTCGCCGGCCGTCACGTTGCGAATGCCGCCGAAGTACGAGGTCATCTGCGTGGCGTCGCCGAAGCCGAAGCCGTAGGCGTTGTCCGCCGTGATCACCACGTCAATCTGCACCGCCCAGGCCGTGCACGCGAGGAATGCGGCCAGCATACCCAGTAGCGCCCGCCTCATGTCAGACACTCCTTTCTTTCCCCTTCCGGTGGAATGCCGGCCCTTGAGGTCTCGTTCGGCCAGGGCCGCGCCCGTCGGGCGGCCCCCGTTTCGTCGCCGCGCGCAGCGCAGCAGGGGGCCTCGCGGGATTCGGCCGCGTCGCGGCTCGCGGGGCTGCCGCCGCACAGGGCGCAGGCGGGGCGGACGGCTCGCGGCGCGCGGAGGAAGCTCCAGTCGAGGGCATCCACCACGAGCGTCGCGTGGGTGAGCAGGTCGCCGAGGCCGAGCAGCAGTTTGAGGGCCTCGGTGGCCTGGAGGGCGCCCAGTGTGCCGGCCAGCGGCCCGAGGATGCCGGCCTGGCCGCAGGTGGGCACGGCCTCGGGCGGCGGGGGCTCGGGCAGGAAGCAGCGGTAGCAGGGGTTGCCCTCGC contains the following coding sequences:
- the larE gene encoding ATP-dependent sacrificial sulfur transferase LarE, producing the protein MTPALAAKLERLRQILRDTGGCAVAFSGGVDSSLLLAAAREVLGDRCLAVIATSSTYAQREGRAAVAWVQERGIPHVVIESEELDIPGFRDNPPDRCYHCKRELFTKVREQAAVRGLAHVADGTNADDARDYRPGARAAAELGVLTPLRDAGLAKADIRALAREVYHLPMADKPAMACMASRFPYGAAITRDKLAQVEALEGLLHGLGFRVYRARHHGDLVRLELGPAEMAAIARPEVRHGIVEFARSLGFRYVTLDLEGYRTGSMNATLPEAPALVAAGKEC
- a CDS encoding sulfurtransferase TusA family protein, translating into MLAQSTYQLPESLAADLARLREMIAQVQAGDLAPERLRAFRVPMGVYEQRENGTFMLRIRVPAGGVLPHQMRAMADAAERYGNGTLHVTTRQDIQVHRVPLANVAPALEGLAQAGLATKGGGGNTVRNITACPHAGVCPHETFNVAPYAVAVTEFLLPDPLSYQLPRKFKLSFSGCGRDCASATVNDVGFIARARGGQRGFAVYVGGGMGNQSRVADLLEEFVPVGEAHLVAEAVKRVFDKHGNRKNRNRARLRFVLEQIGLDGFRALYDAEMAILRREAPACPPPRDFAGAAEGHRGTRPPRPSAAAAKTFAAWRARHVQPQKQDGRFLVEVPFPLGDIRAETMRGLADVVERHGEGLLLTTQEQNGLLRFVAEDELPEVHDELAALGLAEPRPAVLRKLVACAGASTCRLGICLSRGLAQAIEQTLTSDGLDLDGLGPLGIRISGCPNACGRHPVGDIGLYGAARRVDGQLIPHYVVQLGGRVGEGLTRLAEGTTAIPARNVPAFLAQLLGEFERSPEHPDFHAFLDSGGRQAVRTLLARFGRPRREAADACACCSGPQYDWGSCSPFSLAGRGPGECSAGVFDLIEVDLASATQALERGHRHAATVLAARALLVTRGVQPRDDRDALKLFQEHFVAPGLVEAALAPIVENAIQVASDPDPESSFLVRSDVVAVFVQAVKALYENMDNSLRFTPPKPPAPAEAAVAGPAAAEGRTEDYRGVACPLNYVRAKLALEKMQPGEELTLILGDEGLANVPASAIADGHQVVSLTRLPEGNRLVIRKGGGR
- a CDS encoding sulfide-dependent adenosine diphosphate thiazole synthase — protein: MADHAAPIFSQAGEKDVTRAIVRAFAQQLETYVESDVLIAGAGPSGLMCGKLLAEQGRKVLIVERNNYLGGGFWIGGYLMNKVTVREPADQVLDALGVPHTRVSPGLHVADGPHACSKLIGAACDAGVKFANLTSVDDVVLREGGRVAGVVINWTPVQAMPREITCVDPVAMEARVVVDATGHDASVCRTLADRGLLELPGCAPMWVERSEDAVVEHTGEIQPGLVAIGMAVSTVFGLPRMGPTFGAMLLSGQRGAQVVAALLEQK
- a CDS encoding O-acetylhomoserine aminocarboxypropyltransferase/cysteine synthase — encoded protein: MTAERTPGLGTLALHAGQEPDPTTTARAVPIYATTSYCFKSTERAADLFALREFGNIYSRLMNPTNDVLEKRLAALDGGAAGLVFASGQAAITAAILTLTHAGQNFLSATSLYGGTWTLFTQTFPKLGVEVRFFDPAQPETLSALVDENTRAVYLETPGNPKNDVPDYRQITGLAHQHGLPAIIDNTVLTPALFRPIEHGFDIVVYSTTKFLAGHGVHIGGAIVDSGRFPWAANPGKWPELCAPDPAYHGVVLEEALRPVGNIAYIIHIRTHWLRDTGGCQSPFGAFLTLLGVETLPLRMERHARNAQAVAEFLSKHPAVAWVNYPGLPSHPDHARARRYLPRGAGAIVGFGIQGGKEAGKKLINRVRLFSHLANIGDAKSLIIHPATTTHSQLTPEEQARTGVTPEYVRLSVGIEEIEDILADLDQALRASQE
- a CDS encoding PEP-CTERM sorting domain-containing protein — translated: MRRALLGMLAAFLACTAWAVQIDVVITADNAYGFGFGDATQMTSYFGGIRNVTAGEIFTGPPVLFAGPSVPPYTNPGVGPERYQLTLPSVLDYVYLVAWSDKNSYQGALAGFQLPNGPLLSGTGTWQVFATGINRNSYIEGDTLTVADLPLINSQIAIANAEAGVAGTSIGWVDEFGMMPSNNPGVGALALGDYNDFPGFQGVNSWIIQGISSNSRWMWYNKNPLTFNNPFAYSGEGPGGHQEFLIFRTQIARVLEEDAIPEPATGTLVAAGLAFAAWRRRRRASRPNGDHHDR